The nucleotide sequence AGTACATCCAGGCCTTCTGGTGGACCATCCCGCTCTACGTCGTCGGCTTCCAGTTCCTCATCTCGTGGTTCATGCGCACGTCGGTGGGGCGTGCCCTCTGGGATCGCCTGGAGTACAAGGTGCCGTTGCTCGGCAAGCTCAGCTACAAGGTCACCATCTCGCGCATGCTCTACAACCTGGCGCTCTTCATCCGCTGCGGCGTGCCCATCACCACCACCCTCGAAGCCGTTCGCGAGGCCACCCGCAACTTCCTGGTCGCGGCCAAGGTCGAGGAAATCCGCCTGGGCATCGTGCAGGGCGCCCGCATGGCCACGCTCTTCGAGGCCTCCGCGCTCTTCCCGCCCTTCGTCAACCATTTGCTGGTCGCCGGTGAAGAGTCGGGCGCCATGGACGATCTACTCATGAAGGGCGCCAAGTACGTGGACCAGGAGATCGAACAAGCCATCAAGGCCCTGACCAGCGCGATCGAGCCGATCATGACGGTGGTCATCGCCGGTATCGTCCTGTTCATCCTGGGCAGCCTCTACATGCCGCTCATCGGCCTCATGGCCAACACCGGAAAGGTCGCAGGATGAAGAGCCGAGCATTCACCCTCGTCGAGGTGACCCTGGTCATCGCGATCGGCGCCATCCTGGTCGCCGGCACCTTCTGGGCCACCAAGGCCTACCGGGACAACACGCGCGTCCAGGCTGGCAAGGTCGACCTGAGTACGCTCCGCCTGGCGGCCGAGGGCTATCGCTACCGGACCGGAAACCGGCTTCCCTACGGAATCGCGAGCCGTCTCGCGACACCTCCCGGCCCGTCCAGCCTCACGATCGCTTCGGCTTCCACCGAATTCGCCGTGCAGGCCCGGGACGTCCTTTGCGTCTACCCTTCCGCGGGCAGCCCAATGCCCCTCCGCATCACGAGCGTGGCCGGCAACGTGATCAATTTCACGGGCTCCAC is from Candidatus Tanganyikabacteria bacterium and encodes:
- a CDS encoding type II secretion system protein, with amino-acid sequence MKSRAFTLVEVTLVIAIGAILVAGTFWATKAYRDNTRVQAGKVDLSTLRLAAEGYRYRTGNRLPYGIASRLATPPGPSSLTIASASTEFAVQARDVLCVYPSAGSPMPLRITSVAGNVINFTGSTTGMAAGNPVRAGALGNVDDQCTDLVRTGFAGAEPISGMGLSDPWLGYTNVRPSTAANLPSYDTSKGFQYNPARPNDVWGGLVYLGNDLEYVLPDPTGTRPPTHLGYFPGDPPKNWGK